The Maridesulfovibrio ferrireducens genomic interval ACCCGGAACCGATGTCGCCCTGCTAAACGGGCTTGCTCACGTTCTAATTACCGAAGGGCTGGCGGATGAAAAATTTATAGCGGAACGCACCGAAGGATATGAAGAATTTCGAGCCTCTGCCATGCGCTATACTCCGGCATACGCTGAAACCATTACAACCGTTCCAGCAGAACTTATTTACAAGGCGGCCCGCATAATAGGCACCGCCCGTACCACTGCTACATATTATACTATGGGCATAACTCAACACACTTCCGGTGTTGATAATGTCCGCAGCGTCGCTAATATTGCTATGCTCACAGGAAACATGGGAAAAGCTTTAACAGGTGTTAACCCCCTGCGCGGTCAAAACAATGTTCAAGGTTCTTGCGACATGGGTACGCTACCGGACGTTTTTCCGGGCTACCAAAAAGTCCGCCTACCGGAAGTACGCGAGAAATTTAGCAAAGCTTGGGAAATTGAACTATCCGAAACAACAGGGCTTACAATCCCCGAAGTTTTGCATGAAATTGAACACGGTAATGTAAAAGGATTATTCGTTTTCGGTGAAAATCCTATGCGCAGCGACCCTGATATCAACCATGTGAAACATTGCCTTGAAGCTGTTGATTTTCTGGTTGTGCAAGATATTTTTCTGACTGAAACGGCAGAACTGGCGGATGTGGTTCTACCCGGTGCAACTTTCGCGGAAAAAGACGGAACTTTTTCCAGTACGGAACGACGGGTTCAGCTTATTCGCAAAGCCATTGATCCGATCGGAAACAGCAAAGCCGATTGGCAGATACTTGCTGAACTGATTAAGCGCATGGGAATAAAAACAAAATACAATTCCCCCGAAGACATTTTTAATGAAATGCGTGCGCTTACCCCAAGTTATGGCGGAATAACTTACTCCCGTTTAGAAAATGAAAAGTTACAATGGCCGTGCCCTTCCGAAGATCACAAAGGTACTCCGGTCCTGCATGTTGATAAATTTGTGCGCGGCAAAGGTTCTTTTTTTGCCGCTGATTATAAAGAACCAGCTGAACTACCTGACGCTGATTTCCCTTTAGTTCTTACGACTGGACGAGTAACAGCCCATTACCACACCGGCACAATGACGCGCCGCTGCTGGGGACTGGACGGACTTCGACCGGAAGAAATGCTGGAAATCAATCCGGCAGACGCAAAACGCTTTGGAATCGAAGATAACGGTTATGTTGTCGTCACATCCCGAAGAGGTGAACTTAGAGCGCGGGCGCAGGTGACTGAAAGAGTCCCCGAAGGACTGACTTTTATCACCTTTCATTTCAGCGAAAGTCCGGGCAACATACTCACCAACAGTGCCACTGATCCTGAAACAGGTACGCCTGAGTTTAAGGTTTGTGCCGTAAAAGTTCGAGCAGGCAGCGCGGAAAAACATCCGGCAAAGCCATACAATATCAATAACGTCAGTGCATAATATTTTTGCATCATAAATAATTACAATGAGGAATATATGTCTTCTTCCCTGAACCATTTTATAGCAGCTGATCCTGAAAAATGCATCGGCTGTAAACTTTGCGAAGTCGCCTGCTCCCAGGCTCATTCGTCCAGTCCGGCATTCACAGCAGGAGCACTTAACGCGCCTATTCTGCCCCGTTTATACGTTGTGCAGACTCCTGAAATTACCATTCCCGTTCAATGCCGCCACTGCGAAGACGCCCCTTGCGCTAATTGCTGTCCTGTTTCCGCCATCAGCCGCAAAAACGGTGCGATTGTTGTTGAAACAAAGCTTTGCGTTGGATGTAAAACCTGCATGCTCGCTTGTCCTTTCGGAGCAATTGAACTTCTGCCTGTATATAAAAACGGCGCTCCAGTGATGCAGGCTGTTCTGTGCGAAAATGGTGAAACTTCAATGGACGAAGTGCCCATGCTCTTTGCCGGAAAATGCGACCTTTGCTCTGATCGGAAAAAAGGTCCTGCCTGCGTTGAAGTGTGCCCTGAAAAAGCACTGAGCTTAATAGACCCTTCCCGCATGAAACGGGAACGCAACATTAAAGCGGCTATGAGTTTTCTAAACACTTCACAAAATTTTTCTTAAGGTTAATATTCATGTCCAAATCAAAACAACTTATCATAATAGATGAAGAACTTTGCACCGGCTGCGGTCGCTGTAAGGACGTATGCCCCGTAGACGCTATCTCCGGAATTCATGGAGAGCCGCATAAAATTGACTCTTCCCGCTGTGTATTTTGCGGACAATGCGTGCAGACATGCAGTGCTTACTCTTCAATTTTAGATGAACCGGAAACTCCGCGCGCAGATAAACTTCTTGAACGCGGTATGTTTCAATCAACAACGGAACCTCTGTTTGCCGCTTATTGTGCGGGTGATGTCTTCGAAATTTCAGACGCACTAAAATCAGACAAATTTACTATGGTTCAATGTGCTCCGGCAGTACGAGTCTCTATAGGCGAAGATTTTGGAATGAAGGCAGGAAGCCTCACCCCCGGTAAAATGGCCGCCGCACTTCGCAGACTGGGTTTCGACAAAGTGTATGACACAAATTTTGCCGCAGACCTCACCATAATGGAAGAAGGGAACGAACTTCTTTCACGCGTTAAAAATAACGGAACGCTCCCGATGTTCACCTCCTGCTGTCCGGCATGGGTGCGTTACATGGAGCTGAATTATCCTGATTTATTGCCGCATCTTTCAAGCTGTAAGTCTCCCCAGCAAATGTCCGGCGCATTATTTAAAACCTATGGTGCCGACATTAACGGCAAACAGCGCGCGGAAATATACAGTGTTGCGGTTATGCCCTGCACCTGCAAAAAATTCGAAAGCGCAAGACCTGAAATGAGTATGGAAGGACACCGCGACGTTGATGCTGTTTTAACTACACGTGAACTGGCATACATGATCCGCGAAGCAGGAATTGATTTCGAATCACTGCCTGATGAAGATTTCGACAAACCACTCGGCACATATTCCGGAGCAGGAAATATTTTCGGGGTTACGGGTGGAGTTATGGAAGCCGCACTTCGCACAGCGTACGAACTTGTTTCAGGTGAACCAGTACCCGAAACAGATCTTATTTTTGTCCGTGGCGAGGAAGGTTTCCGCATAGCTTCCATGACCATGGGTGAACAGACTTTCAAAATTGCGGTAGTTGCCGGACTTACAAACGTTGCTCCGCTTTTAGAAAAAGTACGTGTAGGCAACGCAGATGTAGATTTCGTGGAAGTCATGTGCTGCCCGTCGGGATGTATCAGCGGAGGCGGTCAGCCTAAAGTGCTGCTGCCGATTGAACGGGATGAAGTCTACCGGTGCAGAAAAGAATCCATGTACTCACATGACAAAAACTCCAAGATTCGCAAATCACATGAAAATCCTGACGTGCAAAAAGCATATGCTGATTTTCTGGGCGAACCTTTAGGTCACACTTCCCATAAATTGCTGCACACAGTTTTCGGCAAACAGGACGCATAAAATGAAAGCCTTCGTTATTGCAGATCCGCGTAAATGTATTGGGTGCGGAGCGTGTGAGGTTGCCTGCGCTTCAGCGAACAGCGAACTGTCTATCCCGGAAGCGGCAAGGCTGCGCGCGGCATTTAATCCCCGTTTAAATTTAATATCGACTCCTGAAATAACAATGCCCATACAATGCCGCCAGTGCGAAGACGCTCCTTGCGCAAAAGCCTGCCCAGTAGGAGGGATTGTCTATCTGAACGGAGTGGTTCACATTCGCAAAGAAAATTGTATCGGCTGTAAAATGTGCATACTGGCCTGCCCTGTTGGAGCCGTTAACATTTTACCTCTTGATAAAAATCTGCCGCGCCCTGCCACAGGCTCTAAATACCCCTATGACAATTCGGAACTTCCTGAATTTTATGCACAGAAATGTGAACTTTGCAGCGACAGAGAAGAAGGGCCTGCCTGTGTACAGATTTGCCCTGCCGGAGCTTTTACCCTTATAGATGTGGATACCTTAAAAGAAACTGTCAAATCCAGACGCGAAAAGGTATTACGAAATCTGCAATAAGAGGACTTACCATGGCTGCAAAGCAGAAAATCAGATGTATTCTCATAGATGACGAAGCTCCTGCGCTGGATGAGCTTAATTATCTGCTGTCAGAGTTCAATGATATAGAAATCATAAGGACCGCAACTTCGGCCACTCAAGGCATCAAGTTGATACAGGAAGAAGAACCTGATCTCGTTTTTCTGGACATTCAAATGCCCGGCAAAAACGGTTTCCATGTATTGCAGGAAATTATGCAGTTTCCAAATCCGCCGCTCGTTATTTTTGCCACAGCCTACGATGAATACGCCCTGCGGGCTTTTGAAGAAAACGCCGTCGACTACATTCTCAAACCCTTCTCGCAAGAACGGATTTCCAAAAGTCTTGAACGGGTCCGCTGCCTACTTTTTGCAAACTGCACTGAAAAAGTTGAAGTCCCCAACATGAACGCATTACTAAGCGGCATGGGACTGGGACACAACGTTTTGCGGATTTCAGTTGAAGGGAATGGACGCATACTTCTTCTCGAGCCTGCCGAAGTAATTCTATGCAGAATGGAAGATCGTAAAATCATGGTTTACACTGCCGAAGATATTTTCCCCTGCTACGGAGATAAGACTCTCGATAAACTTGAAGAACGCCTCCAAGGACAACCTTTTTTCAAAGCTAATCGGGGCGAGCTTGTAAACCTGACCCATGTTCGGGATTTTGCGCCGTGGTTTAATGGAAAATACGTTCTGACCATGAATAACATTCAAGAGAATGAAGTCATAATAAGCAAGGGCCGCGTAAAATCTTTTCGCGAAAGACTTGGACTTGCATAGCTCAGTATGCGGAGAATTTAAGATATGAATCCCGAAACTCTGATCATCACCCTTGCGGAAAGATTCGGCCTTATCGTAGCCGGAGCATTTCTACTGCTCACCATCACACCTATCCATAAAATAGGATTCCGTAAAACTTCACCCAAGGCAACAATTGCCACACAAATACTCATTTTCGGAATTTTCGGAATACTCGGAACATACGGTGGCAACTTCGTATTTCAATCAGTAGCAAATTTACGGGCAATGGCGGTTATCACTGGCGGCTTATTCGGCGGACCATTAGTCGGACTCGGCGCCGGACTTATAGCCGGAGGTCATCGCATTTTAATAGATTTCGGCGGATTCAGCGCCGTTCCCTGCGGACTTGCAACAGTTTTAGAAGGTACTGCAGCCGGATTAATTTCTCTCAAACTTGCCAACCGTATGGACTGGCGAGCCGCCGCCGGTCTCGCCTTTGTGGGTGAAATCATCCATATGATCATGGTCCTCTACCTTTCAAGTCCGTATTCCGAAGCATTAAAGCTTGTAGAATTAATCGCACTGCCCATGATCATTTTAAACACTTTCGGTGCAGCTATTTTTGCACAGGTTATCAACATAGTTTTCCGCTACGGCACCAAACGCGATTCCATACAGGCGCAACAAATTCTGGACATTGCCAACCTCACGGTGGGACACCTCCGTTCCGGTTTAACCATGGAATCTGCTATGGAAACAGCCAAAATTATATTTTTCAATGTTTCTGTTGCAGCCGTGGCAATTACTGACAATAAAAATGTGCTGGCTCATATCGGAGTTGGTGACGATCATCACCTTCCCGGTAAAAAAATCAGAACAGCTTCCACCTTAAATGCGCTTGCCCAAGGTGAGCCTGTATTTTTGGATTCAAGTGAAAAAATCGGATGTAATCATCGAGGATGTCCTTTCACTTCCGCAGCGGTTGTTCCCCTTCATAAAAAGGGTGAAATTTTAGGAACTTTAAAACTTTACGGAACAAAAAAGAAAGAGCTTGATCTGCTTTCCTTTGAAATAGCCAAGGGACTCGCCAATCTGTGCTCCACACAGCTGGAACTTGAAGAAATTCAAATCAAAGAACAAATGCTTGCTCATGCGGAAATTCGTCGCCTTCAAGCTCAAATAAATCCTCACTTTCTATTTAATTCTTTAAATACAGTTACATCCTTTTGTCGTACAAATCCGAACAGGGCGCGGGAGTTGCTCCTTGAGCTATCCTCGTACATGCGCAAAAATCTGGACAGCAGCCGCGGCTACATTCCGCTATCCGAAGAACTTGCCCAGCTCAAAAGCTATCTTGCAATTGAACAGGCCCGCTTCGGAGACCGCATTAAAGTTGATATTACTGTTGAAAAAGAATGCGAAGACTGGCCCATCCCGCCGCTGATCATCCAGCCGCTGGTAGAAAACAGTGTGAAACACGGCATAATGGGACGCGAGGAAGGCGGTCAAATTACTATTTCGATTCAATGCGATAGAAGGCAACTCAGCGTTTCAATAAAAGATGACGGTGTCGGAATGAGTCAGGCTAAATTGGATCAGCTCTTTGAAAAAAAGAAAATCGAATCATGCGAGGAAGGAATAGGTGTGCGCAACTGCATTCAGCGTATCGAGCAGATATACGGCCCTCAATGTAAAATAACAATCACCAGCAAACTAAACGAAGGAACCTGCGTCAGTTTTAAAATTCCAAAACTGCGAAATCAACCCCGGAAAACGGACTTTCAAACAACAACAAGCTGATTCGACACTTTGAATGTCATTTCAAACATCGAATTAGTCACTTCAAGCATGAACTGTTGAACCTGCCGACCCCTTCATGTCAGAAAGGTGCATAATTTTCATTCAGCACAAAAGATGGAGGTCTTGTCTATGCTATTTTTCTTTGCCTGCGTTGCATCCCTGATTGTCGGATACCTTATCTACGGTAAATTTGTTGATAATGTTTTCGGCCCGGACGGTAACCGCACCACCCCTGCTTACACTATGCGTGATGATGTTGACTACATGCCCATGCCTAAATGGAAACTGATGTTCATTCAGGTTCTGGACATTGCCGGTATCGGCCCGATCTTCGGACCTATTCTCGGCGCACTTTACGGCCCTGCCGCCCTTATCTGGATCGTAATCGGTTGTATCTTCGGCGGAGCTGTCCACGATTATTTCAGCGGAATGCTTTCCATCCGCAACAACGGTGCAAGCGTACCTGAACTTGTTGGTGAATATCTAGGAATGCCTGCCCGCCATGTTATGCGCGTATTCGCTTTCGTTCTGTTAATGCTTGTCGGCGTAGTTTTTGTTCTCAGCCCAGCAAAACTGCTCACAGGTTTGACCGGAATCAACACCGGACTCCTTGTAGCCTGTATTTTCGCATATTACTTCCTCGCAACTATTCTTCCAATTGATAAACTTATCGGAAAACTCTATCCGCTTTTCGGAGCACTGTTACTGGTCATGACCATCGCAATTGCAGTTGCACTCATGTTCAGTGATCACGCGTTTCTGCCTAACCTTGACTTTGCTGTTAACACCAGCCCCACTGGCAAACCAATGTGGCCTCTGCTCTTCATCACTCTTTCATGCGGAGCAATCAGTGGATTCCATGCAACACAGTCGCCACTTATGGCTCGCTGTGTAAAAAATGAAAAAGAAGGACGCTCAGTATTCTACGGTGCAATGATCATTGAAGGCGTCATCGCGCTTATCTGGTGTACTATCGGTTTGTCTTTCTATGACTCCCCTGAAGCTATGAACGCTGTTATCGCTTCCGGCAGCCCTTCCGCTGTAGTTTCACAGGCTGCAAATGCACTTCTCGGACCTGTAGGCGGAATCTTCGCAATCATCGCTGTTGTTATCCTGCCCATCACCAGTGGTGACACTGCATTCCGCAGCACACGTCTTATTGTAGCTGAAACATTCAAACTTGATCAGGGTCCTGCAATCAAACGTCTGCTAATTGCGGTTCCTCTGTTCGCTCTTGGATATGTAATCTCTACTCAGAACTTCACTTCAATCTGGAGATACTTCGGATTCTCAAATCAGTGTCTGTCCATGATGGTACTCTGGACCGCAGCAGTTTACTTAGGACAGCGCGCAAAACTGCACTGGATTGCATCCATCCCTGCCACCTTCATGACAGCGGTGGTTGTAACATTCATCATGCAGGCTAAAATCGGATTCGAACTTAGTATGAACACATCAATACTGATCGGGATTGCAGCAGCCGTAGCCACAATGGCTCTGTTCCTCGTAAAGTACGTTGCCCCCAAGGCAGTACAAGAAAGCTAATAACAGCCTTAAGCCTCACCTTCGAATACCTCGCATAAAAAAGGCCCGCTTTAGCGGGCCTTTTTGTTTATTATCAAATAGATACCGTATTAAAACTTTCCACCCGAAACAGCCTCGACTCCCGCGACAATATCAAGCAGTTCACCCGTAATAGTTCCCTGCCGAGTATTGCGGTAGTCCGACTCGAGCAATTCGACATGCTCTATAATATTTTTCTCAGCCACCTGCATTGCCGCCAGCCTTGAGCTGTTTTCCGCGGCAAGAGATTGCACGATAGCTCCGTAAACTGAAATATAAATGTATTCCAGAAAAAGAGTCGAAAATAAATCGGTAATAGGAATATTCGTCATGGGCAAAGATCTACTTTCCCACGGCGCCCCCTTTGATCTTATACTAAGCGGAAGTATATGCTTTGCGGCAACCCTTGAACCATCGGGGGCAAATCTATTATGCACAATGCTGAATCTGTGCATACCTTTTTTCCTTTTCCATTCCTCAAGGTTACGTTCAATGTCATTAACTATGCCGTTAACTCCGCGCAAACTTCCCGGAACTCTGAAATTTAGATCTGTAGTAACTCCGCTACCCTCAAGAGCTCCATGCACTCTTTCTCCGCAAGTCCAGCACGAAACAGTAAACCCTTCGGACTTAAGCTCATCAATCACCCGCAAAGTTTCCTGCTTTGAAACCTCATTAAACTGACCACACATCCCTTGATCCGAACCGATAGCAAGCAACACGGCAACTTTGCCTTTTCCTGTGTTCGGAATTACTCCGGCATTTTTGAAAAACACACTCCAGCCGTCTTCAACAACTTCCGCATATTCCCCGACACCCTGCGCAGCATTCTCAAAATGCCGAATGTTGACCGCAGCCAATGCTTTCATTGTTTTAACAACAGAAAGCAGATCATTAGTGGTAGAAATTTTCTTTTTTACAGCCTCAAGAGCCTGCATTGATTTCCCTCCACAGCTCAATATACTTTTCTATACTGCTTTTTAATTCATCCCAAATTCCGTCTTTTGATTCCGCTTTAGGAATCCTTTCAAAATCAGCAAAACCTTCGTGAGCTTTTTGTAAAATGAAATCTTGAATTTCACCTATTTTTTCGAGCGGAATCTCATCAAGCAAACCAAGTGATACAGCCCAGAGAATGACAAGCTGTTCTGATGCACTCATTGGAGAAAATCTATCTTGCTTAAGCAGTTCTCTGACCCGGACCCCATGATCAAGCCTTTTGCGTGTATCCTTATCAAGCCGCGTTCCAAATCGTGCAAAAGCCTCAAGCTCTTGAAACTGCGAATAAGTAAGACGCAGATCACCGGAAACTTTACGATATGCTAAAGGCTGCGCTCGCCCACCTACACGTGATACGGATTTCCCAACATCAATCGCAGGCAATAAACCCTTTTGAAAAAGCACAGGAGACAGATAAATCTGACCATCTGTTATGGAAATTAAATTTGTCGGAATGTACGCAGAAATATTTTGAGCCTCGGTTTCAACAATAGGCAATGCTGTTATCGTTCCACCGCCATGTTTCGGGCTAAGGCGAGTTGACCTTTCAAGTAACCTTGAATGGATATAAAAAATATCACCGGGAAAAGCTTCACGCCCCGGAGGTCTACGCATGAGAAGACTTAACTGCCTGTACGCCTGTGCATGACGAGTCAGATCATCATAAATAATCAGAACATCGCGCCCCTGTTCCATAAAATATTCAGCCATGCTCGTTGCGGCGTAAGGAGCAATATATTGCAAGCCGGACGGAGCATCCCCGTCAACTACGACTACAAAAGTATAAGCCATTGCTCCATGTGTACGCAAAGAGGATATAACTCTGGCAACAGACGTGCTGCGTTGGCCTATAGCGCAATAAACACAAACGACATCCCCTTTTTTTTGATTAAGTATAACATCAAGAGCAATCGCGGTTTTACCCGTTTGCCTGTCTCCAAGTATAAGTTCACGCTGTCCGCGGCCTATGGGAATCAAGGTGTCCACGACCTTAAGCCCGGTAGCCATAGGAGTATCAACCGGAGCACGCATGAGAATCGGCGGGGCTTCACATTCAACAGGACGGGTTTCTGTTGTATCCGGAGCGGGTCCATCATCAAGAGGATTTCCAAGCGGATCAACAATTCTGCCGATAAGAGCCTCACCGACAGGTACGCTTAAAACTGTCCCCGACGGAATTGCTTCATCTCCCGCACTGAGTCCCGAACTTCTCCCGAACAAAGCAACACCTATAGAATCCGGTAGAAGGTCAAGAGCCATCCCTTGAATGCCATCCCCGAGCGTAAGTAATTCTTCGGAACGGACCGATTTAAGCCCTTCGACTTGCGCAACACCGCGTGCAACAGATATTACCCTGCCCACCTCGCGGGACTCTGGATCATAATCCATTTTATCCAGTCCCCTTTCCACGGCTCCTAGTGCCTGATCTAGATTATCGCTTAGAAAACCCATTACTCTACTCCGGACGGACTCTTTGCAATTTCTTCAAGAATATTCTTCTCCAAGTCACCTACGTATGATGTAAGATTCCATTCCCATTTCCTGTCTCCTGCAACCAGTTCAATTCCAAATCCGAGTTCAGGTTCAACTTTAAAAATATGTTCTGCGCAGTCAGGAAAAAGCTTATTCAGCATAATGACAGTTTTTTCTCTGTGCACTCCTTCATGAGCAAATCCAGTACGGATTATGATTTCATTTTCCCTGCAATCAACTTTAACCGATTCCATTTCAATAATACGAAGCAATCCGGCCACAACACGCTCTTCAAGATCTGAATCAGATAAATCTAAAATTATGCGAGATGCTACAGAAGTAACTTCGTCCATGATCCGTTTTTTCAAATTTAAAGCGATTACATCCTTTTCGCGGCTTAGAGCAGACAGCCATTCCTCCCGCTGAATATCAATTTCTTTTTGCGCTGAAATCATTGCCTGCTGACGCCATTTTTCGGCTTCCGAATGAATTTCCGCCATGACTTCAGAAGCTTTATTTTCAAGCTCTAAATGTTTTGCCTGCAAAGATTTATTTAATTCATCCGCTTCACTTTTTGCATTACGTACCTGCTCCATTTCGTCAGCCACGCGCTCTTTTCGCTTCTTCATAGCTTTTACAAGTGGGCCGTAAAGAAACAACTTTAGCAAAAAAATTAAAACAAAAAAATTAATTATCTGCGCAAAAACAGTGAACCAATCAAGAAGCATAATTAACCTGCTGCCTTCTCAATAAAAAAGTTCCAAAAAGGATTTGCAAAAAGCAAAATCATAGCGAGCACAAAACAATAAATAGCCGTTGATTCAACCATTGCCATCCCTACGAAAAGAAACTTTACAATAGTGTTGGTTTCGTCTGGCTGCTGCGCAATTGCGCTTAACGCTCGTGAAAGCGCCATTCCTTCACCGATAGCAGGGCCGATAGCACCTATCCCCATGCATATTCCGGCACCAATAATTGATGCAAATCCAATCCAGCCGAGAGTTTCCATGTTTTTCCTCCTTTACACTTTTTGACCGCTTTCAGAATGAACTTCCAATCCGGCAGCAATAAATACCGCCGCTAAAACCGTAAAAATATAAGCTTGAACGACTCCTATCAAAAGCCCCAAAAGCTGCATTATCACAGGAACCAGAAGAGGCATTATCACGAGTAAAATTGCGCCCATCATTGTTCCGCTTAAAATATTTCCAAACAAACGCACAGCAAGAGCAAAAGTCCGGCTGACTTCTCCTATTATATTAAAAGGAAGCATGAGCGGAGACGGCTGCACATAACTTTTAAGATAATTAACAAGTCCGTTTTCTTTTATGCCGTAATAAGGAACAGCTAAAAATACGATCAGGCTAAAGGCTGTCGTCGTAGAAAGCGAACCTGTGGGAGGTGAAAAGCCGGGTACAGCGGAAAGAATATTTGAAACTAATATGAAAATAAAAAGAGTTCCCAGCAACGGCAAAAATCTTTCAGGATGCTGATTAGTTGCCCCTTCAATCTGAGTAAGTAATCCATCTACCAGAATTTCAAGAAAATTTTGCTTATCAGATATAATGGATGAAGAAGTAACTCTTCGTGTTACCAGCCACGAAAAAGCAACAAGTATGAACATGACAATCCATGTGAAGATAAGAGTGTCATTCAACTTTATAAATTCATAACTGAAATAAACAGTGAGATCCGGACTTATTTCCACGGAGTCCTCCTGCTGTTACGAATAATTGATTTCTCCGCTGAACAGTATTTAGACAACGCCGCAGTGCGTAACAGATAAAAACCTAAAAACGCAGATGCCAGCGGAGCGCCGCCCTGTTTCATGACACACAAGAAAACAAGCAAGGTCACTGCATACCGCAATAAACACCCTGACCAGAAAAAGAGACGTGGTCTAACGGTTCTCGGCAAATAGCGAATGGTGAGCCAGAGTCCTCCAAAATGGAGGATAGCTGCAAAGCCTCCGACAAAGAAAAAGGCTATAAGTAATAGATAATTATTGCTCATCATTTTTATCCGATTCTTTTGGCTCCAGTTCTTCTGGCTCCGATTCTTTAGGCTGCGGCTCCTCTCTCTCTTTAATAATTTTTATCTTCTCACGGTTCATCCACATTCCCGCAAAAACGCATCCTGTAAAAAGTCCAACCCCAAGCATTGTGAGCGTCCAGCTGAGCTTGAAAGGCCACATGTAATCCATCCATGCCCCTAAAAAAGCGCCAAGAACAGTCGGTAAGGCTACGGTCCAACCGACAACCCCCATAGAACTGAAGGCTGACAAAGTTCCGACCTGACCTTGTTTTTCCGCACGGATTCTGCGTTTCTCTTTGGTCGAGATATTACGTTTAAAATCATCTGAACGCTTTTTCTGATCAGGGCTCATACTGTTTCCACCTCGATTAAACTGCGAATGAATCCAGCTTCAAGTTTAGCCACAGTCGTCCGGGCGGCTTTTTCCGCTTCCGAAGCATCTTCAAGCATTCTGTCCACTTCTAATTCCAACTCACCAAGTTCACCCTTTACCGCAGCGTGTGATGAAATCCTTACAAGTTGTCCCTTTTTTATCA includes:
- a CDS encoding carbon starvation CstA family protein, with the protein product MLFFFACVASLIVGYLIYGKFVDNVFGPDGNRTTPAYTMRDDVDYMPMPKWKLMFIQVLDIAGIGPIFGPILGALYGPAALIWIVIGCIFGGAVHDYFSGMLSIRNNGASVPELVGEYLGMPARHVMRVFAFVLLMLVGVVFVLSPAKLLTGLTGINTGLLVACIFAYYFLATILPIDKLIGKLYPLFGALLLVMTIAIAVALMFSDHAFLPNLDFAVNTSPTGKPMWPLLFITLSCGAISGFHATQSPLMARCVKNEKEGRSVFYGAMIIEGVIALIWCTIGLSFYDSPEAMNAVIASGSPSAVVSQAANALLGPVGGIFAIIAVVILPITSGDTAFRSTRLIVAETFKLDQGPAIKRLLIAVPLFALGYVISTQNFTSIWRYFGFSNQCLSMMVLWTAAVYLGQRAKLHWIASIPATFMTAVVVTFIMQAKIGFELSMNTSILIGIAAAVATMALFLVKYVAPKAVQES
- a CDS encoding F0F1 ATP synthase subunit gamma produces the protein MQALEAVKKKISTTNDLLSVVKTMKALAAVNIRHFENAAQGVGEYAEVVEDGWSVFFKNAGVIPNTGKGKVAVLLAIGSDQGMCGQFNEVSKQETLRVIDELKSEGFTVSCWTCGERVHGALEGSGVTTDLNFRVPGSLRGVNGIVNDIERNLEEWKRKKGMHRFSIVHNRFAPDGSRVAAKHILPLSIRSKGAPWESRSLPMTNIPITDLFSTLFLEYIYISVYGAIVQSLAAENSSRLAAMQVAEKNIIEHVELLESDYRNTRQGTITGELLDIVAGVEAVSGGKF
- a CDS encoding F0F1 ATP synthase subunit alpha → MGFLSDNLDQALGAVERGLDKMDYDPESREVGRVISVARGVAQVEGLKSVRSEELLTLGDGIQGMALDLLPDSIGVALFGRSSGLSAGDEAIPSGTVLSVPVGEALIGRIVDPLGNPLDDGPAPDTTETRPVECEAPPILMRAPVDTPMATGLKVVDTLIPIGRGQRELILGDRQTGKTAIALDVILNQKKGDVVCVYCAIGQRSTSVARVISSLRTHGAMAYTFVVVVDGDAPSGLQYIAPYAATSMAEYFMEQGRDVLIIYDDLTRHAQAYRQLSLLMRRPPGREAFPGDIFYIHSRLLERSTRLSPKHGGGTITALPIVETEAQNISAYIPTNLISITDGQIYLSPVLFQKGLLPAIDVGKSVSRVGGRAQPLAYRKVSGDLRLTYSQFQELEAFARFGTRLDKDTRKRLDHGVRVRELLKQDRFSPMSASEQLVILWAVSLGLLDEIPLEKIGEIQDFILQKAHEGFADFERIPKAESKDGIWDELKSSIEKYIELWREINAGS
- a CDS encoding ATPase gives rise to the protein MLLDWFTVFAQIINFFVLIFLLKLFLYGPLVKAMKKRKERVADEMEQVRNAKSEADELNKSLQAKHLELENKASEVMAEIHSEAEKWRQQAMISAQKEIDIQREEWLSALSREKDVIALNLKKRIMDEVTSVASRIILDLSDSDLEERVVAGLLRIIEMESVKVDCRENEIIIRTGFAHEGVHREKTVIMLNKLFPDCAEHIFKVEPELGFGIELVAGDRKWEWNLTSYVGDLEKNILEEIAKSPSGVE
- a CDS encoding F0F1 ATP synthase subunit C, whose amino-acid sequence is METLGWIGFASIIGAGICMGIGAIGPAIGEGMALSRALSAIAQQPDETNTIVKFLFVGMAMVESTAIYCFVLAMILLFANPFWNFFIEKAAG
- a CDS encoding F0F1 ATP synthase subunit A; translated protein: MEISPDLTVYFSYEFIKLNDTLIFTWIVMFILVAFSWLVTRRVTSSSIISDKQNFLEILVDGLLTQIEGATNQHPERFLPLLGTLFIFILVSNILSAVPGFSPPTGSLSTTTAFSLIVFLAVPYYGIKENGLVNYLKSYVQPSPLMLPFNIIGEVSRTFALAVRLFGNILSGTMMGAILLVIMPLLVPVIMQLLGLLIGVVQAYIFTVLAAVFIAAGLEVHSESGQKV
- a CDS encoding ATP synthase subunit I encodes the protein MSNNYLLLIAFFFVGGFAAILHFGGLWLTIRYLPRTVRPRLFFWSGCLLRYAVTLLVFLCVMKQGGAPLASAFLGFYLLRTAALSKYCSAEKSIIRNSRRTPWK
- a CDS encoding AtpZ/AtpI family protein produces the protein MSPDQKKRSDDFKRNISTKEKRRIRAEKQGQVGTLSAFSSMGVVGWTVALPTVLGAFLGAWMDYMWPFKLSWTLTMLGVGLFTGCVFAGMWMNREKIKIIKEREEPQPKESEPEELEPKESDKNDEQ